ACTGAATTTGTTCACACTTCACAAAGCTATATAGTCTAGAAGGCTGCTTTAGAAAGAAAAAGCCTTCTATTTGAAAGTTTTGAATTTTTTTTGGCCAaaccactatcatggttcatgataatcATGAAACTTGTGACAAGATTGCACAGCTCAACATGTAGTGATGCTGGCCATGTGAAGTATTGTTCACTAGAGACCTGCAGAAGGGCTAAATTCATGAGTCGTCATTTTCATATTGCGGATGTCACATTGTAGATGATTTATAATAGTAGGATATCTCAGAGCCACTGATGAGTGCAACATACATCAGTACGAGGATTTGTCTTTACTTTTCTGTATCCCATAACATGACAGTCAACAACCCTTGTCAAAGCCTGTTTTGTTGAAGAACTAAAGTATGGATGCAGGACAGTGCAACATGTCTTATGTTGTGCTGAGTCAAATTGTGATTGATCACTTTCAACCTTCTAGCGCTTTACATAGGCAAGAAGCACAAGGTTGAACATCTAACAGCCCCTAATTTGTGACTATTGGGGCTCATGTgaaatactgaaaatttagcaGATGTCTAAAGCACACTCAACTACCTCTGAGCATACTCCTGACAACACATAACAACCCATGTGAGCCCCATGTGCACAAGTCAACCAATCCGTGTATAAATGACTAAAGGCACAACACATAAGTAGGTAAGCTATTCCAATCATTGGTGATTCTATTAATAAAGTAAGTTGATCTACACAATAATCTTGACCATTCCTTAAACAATATTAACTGACACCCCTTGGAAGTATTAGTTGAGTAAAATATATAAATCATTAAAATCTGTGTTGAACTAATTATTAAGAATTTTGTAAAGGAAAATTAGGTCACCCTCAGATGTCTGTATTGGAgtgatgataatgataataGTGTCCATCTCTCAGCGTAGGATTTATTCCGTAGTTGTGGGAGAAGATGGGTAGTTCTACGTTGCATCTTCTCTGATCAAGAATGTAATAAGGTCCCCAAATAGCATTACTGCATTCTAATAAGATGGGGCCAAACTAATATGCTAAACAATGTTAGCATGATGGAGATATTCAAGATTTTTTAATCATTCCAAGTATTCGGTGAGggataaacacacatacacgctGTAGCTGAATGGATTGCACAAGATTAGTCCCTGGTTACAGGGGGCACCCTACTCTCGTatccagaccactttttttcccccttttgtatttgggtggggACAAATACAAAAGGCGGTCTGGGTACGAGACTAGGGGGACCCATGTGTGTGGTCTGACTCCGCTAATAATATACAGCACGGACACACTGAATCATACCGTTTATCTTCGCCATCAACTACTTGACTCAGACATACTCAGTGATCCGTAAGATACATTGCAGCCTAACGGGTCTAGGGAGATTCCCGATTGTGAATGATCTCCTGTTTTTTCGCGCAGGCGCTTATATAGAGACTTAAAGCCTCGCTTAGAGCAGATGTAATTATCACTGAATCATGGACCAGAGATTGTGGACCAGCAGATATTTTATCAAGATATCTATCCCACGTGATATAATCAATAGTAGTTGAAATACACCTACCATTGCACTACAAGGGTAATGTTGTGCATTATTTAGATATATAAGTTGGGTGGATATTTTTTTGGAAAGTATGCTGTCAGCCAATGGTTCTGATAAACATAAATAATAACCTCCACTTGTAGTTGTACTAGCTAGCTGTAGCAGTTCTGCTAATTTCCGAGTTCCTGGATGCTTTTAATTTTTCTCTAGCTGCTGGCTTGCTTTGTAAATTCATTACATCACTTTGGCTATGCATGCTGGTGATCATAGTATCATGTGTGGTAGGACTGATTATTGAATAGCTATGCAGTGGAAGAGTGTACAGCTACATGCACACTTCATAATATCAAGAGATGATTAGAGTTAAACTGTCAACCGCAAAGCAGCACCCCCCACCTTATGAAGCAATGCAGGAATGCATTGCGGCCTAAAAGTAGAGGGATCAACTTTGATAACAAAATGTTGGTTTGAATGTCATCATGGGGGTCCGGGGAAAGTTTTCATATTTTGGAAGCTCAGAGTATAGTTTAGATGATTTTCACTATGATCTATATAACACATTAAATAAAATGTAAAAGTGATTCTATTAGAGTGCTTGCTTGTTAGAGTAATTAACTGCATGCTCTATCAAAAATGATGTGTTAAGTATCTCCTTTTTTTAAAAAAGTAACATTGTACTTAGTTACGAACACTTGATATATCACAGTATGATGCAAACAAAATTTATTCAAATGCTCAGTAGAGTCTCAGTATCTGTAAGCTTTGTAGTCAACAGGTATACAATGTGAAGCCAAACGCATGTTGctataccgtacgcaaggaaaatttgacgaattcagacttcagcagatttgacgaataaaatgttgatggaaatgaagaaattgtaggcaaaacctgtacttttaagggcgcttataaacatttgacgaaatttaattaaaccgattcgtcaaatttttttgacgtcaaaatttccttgcgtacggtatgctTAACTATTctgcacttataagctcctgactATATCAATATAACATCACTAATCATCTGTAAACCACACTACATTGATGGAAGACCTGTAGCTGTCTAATAAACTTTTCTCAGTCAGAAACCACAAGAAAGGTATGAAATCTCCCCTCTATCATGGTTCCCATTGACTCCTTATAATTCTGAGCGTTCGTACACATGTTATATACCCTTTATACATCACTGGAATCAATTATACTATacaataatacacacacacacacatacatacactatacaaacatacatatatttattacactCTTTCGAAGTGGGAAATTAAAATTAATCAACATACAATCTCATGAATTGTTATTATCATTTAAGGAAGGGGCTCCAGTATTGTTGAAGTTGTTAGTGGTACTAGACTGAGAACAACAATGACCGCCAGAACCATTATTAGAGGAGTAGTAGCCAGAGGTTACTTCTTCTTCTCCATCATTACTCAGCTCACTGTCTGTAGCGTCTGATAATGTTGTTATCATTGATGTTCGTCTTTGACTGCTGTCTTCGTAGTTTACTAACTCCCTGTAAATGTCATCAGGATCCACTGATAATATACTGACAAAATCATTTTCATCTGGTGGCAGTGATTCTACTACACTCTTAGAATCATTTGGTATGTGAACTGAAGGATCACCACAGAATTTCTGATCCAGaagtaaaacaaacaaatataataGACAACATTCAAAATTGTGATTATAGGTAATTACTTAAAATTCTCACCTCAATCGTTTTAAATTCAAGTTTCCTTTGCTTTCTATAATGAGGACCACGTGTGTATGTGCTACACAAATTTTACAAGTCAACGTACTGTTTTCTCCAGTAAACAAGCAGCATAACAGTCACCAGTAACACCACAAGGAAAGTGACAAAGACAAAGGCTGCCACTATCAATATTGCTATGACCAATATTAACATCATTCAACATTGTATATTCATAATTTTGTAAGCTTACAGTTTGGTAGTGAGGTTTCATCAGTTAATACAGTAGGAATTGGTTGATGTGTTGTAGAAGTGGTTAGTTGTATAGCAGTAGTGGTTGTATATGTTGCTGCATTAGTTGCAGTAGTTGTTGTATTAGTAGCCATTGTTGTCATTGTATTCATTACAGCAGTTGTTGCAGCAATAATGGTGGTTACAATAGTATTAGTTAGTTGAGGTGTTGTAGTTGATACTGAAATGGACTCAGTAGTTACTGGCACTGATTGAAATGTTGGAGAAGAAGCTGACAACTCATTTGATGACACCATTGACAATATAGGAGTGAGTCTTGTGTTTGCTGGAAAGAAAACATCAATTACTACACAATATCAATTAATTGTTTTGGCTACAGATTatcattcaaaaagtgttaggtTACAATGGAATCTCTATAATGGATACTTTGGGACTACCAGATTTGACATTATTTTAATGCTACAAGCTAGGAGGTTGTCCTTTTTCAGAAGTAACTATATTGGTGGATGTCTATACCTCATAAACTGTCCTAAATGTACAatgtcctttatatggagggTTCTACCAtagctatacagtggaacctcagttattcgagcctcttgggaccaggggtggtccataagtctgaaaacccatatctctgaaacttaAAATAACATAAATTAAAATTTCGGCTAGTCTCGCGTTGCCAGACCCTaattctccgcacggcgcttatcgattggaaattataagcgcctgctccgaagggtctggtgactctaCAATAGACTATCCGTGTTCAGACTTCACCAGCGGCATGGTTGGTGTTGATTGGTTGTGGGTCCACACTGAAGAGGCGTTAATGGAGACTATGTGTCGTCATCGAATTGTAAGGGCTGCTTTCAACGTAGATTTGGCGCGCAATCCAGTGAGTAACACGCTTCGAGACACGCCGTTGCAATGACCGCCAGTACAGAAGCTACCGCCACTGTTAATGAGAGTATGATAGACGATGTTGCTCATCAGATGGGGATAAACAGACTTAAGCCAAAACAGATGGAAGCTATTACAGCGTTTTTATCTGGAAGGGATGTGTTCGTAGCTTTGCCAACTGGATATGGTAAATCTATCATCTTTGCTTTGCTTCCTGCAATCTTTAATAGAATAAAAGGTAAGATCTTTGGTGTATAAATAATGGTGAAAGTGGTTATCTTGGCTAGGTTGCAATAGCAGCCTGGCTGTTTGTATAAGTCCTTTAACATCACTTGAGGTGGACCTAACAGTCAAGCTACAGAGCAGGGGGATTAATGCTGCATATGTTGGTGAGCAGCAAATAGATTGGCAGGAGACCAAGAGAGTGTTAGAGGGAAATATTGAAATAGTTTTTATTAGTCCTGAAAGCATTATTCACAATAAGGCTTTTAGGAATATGCTGCGCAGTGAAGCATACAAAGAAAGAATGGTTGCTTTAATCGTTGATGAGGCACATTGTGTAAAGACTTGGTGAGTTTACCATTTCGTTTTCTGTCATCTACATAACTGTCCTTGTAGGGGTGATAAATTCCGAACAGATTTTTCTAAACTTGGAGAGTTACGTAGCTTGATTGCAGTGAATGTTATGGCTTTGACTGCAACAGCCACATTGGATACCCTGAAGGTAGTTAAGGAACGCCTGTCTCTTCATGACCCTGCAGTTATTGGATTGTCCCCTAATGTTCCTAACATATTGTATTCAACTGCAAAGCTCCCTAAGCTGGAAGATTTCTGTCGCCGTTTGTCCACTGTATTGATGAGACATCGTGTGTCATACCCAAAGACAATTATTTTTTGTCGGAGTTACAGTGATTGTGGTGACATTTATCGTACATTAGAAATAATGATGGGGTCAAGTTTCACCGAGCCTATTGGCTATCCAAAGGGATTACATCGCTTTAGACTTGTTGACATGTTCACTAGAGCTTCCAAAAGGAAGATGAAGCAGAAAGTACTGGAATCATTCGTTTCTATGACCAGTAGATTAAGAGTGGTTATTGCGACTACAGCTTTCAGCTTGGGAATAGACTGTCCTAATATAAGAAAAGTAATTCACTATGGTACTCCAGGCACTATTGAGGAATACGTTCAAGAGACTGGCCGTGCTGGTAGAGATGGAGAACCAGCCAAAGCTTGTTTGTTTTATGGGAATCCGCCAAAAGATGTAACACCAGAGATGAGATCATACGGCACTAATGCTTCACAATGCCGCagaaatcttttgttcaagaGGTTTTTGTTTTACAACGTAGACACCGTTGGAGAGATCTCACCAAAATGTCAGTGCTGTGACAACTGTGCAAAGAATTGTGATTGTATAGACTGTGTGCATCGTTATCAATCATAACAATTTATAGTCATACAGTAATATACTTTGAGTAAAATTTGAttgagtaaaaaaaaaaaattacaaacaaTATAATTTAATAATATTTCTTGACACTTTCAATTTTATCTTGTAGCCATTTATGAATCTTATCATCGTTAAAACCTTGCATGTGTCCTTGTGTCAGAGCAAAACTCTTGTGTGCCCTGTTTGGCTTGTTTGAGAACACATCCTTTTCCTCGAGAATTGCTAAGATCAAGTTAAAATCCTGTGTATATGGCTTGCGTTTGTGATTATCACTGTCTTTAACAGTACACGTCTCCTTTTCAAATTGTTGGCACACCTTGCTCACCACACCAACAGTCTTAGCCACCCGCTGAATAGTATCAGTTTTATTGTTGGGTCCAAGATTACACAAAGTTCCTTTTAGTCTATTATTCAGGTGCTCCAAATATAAATCCTGAAATATTGCATCCCTGCCTTCCGTGCGTATTAATAAACCTTCCCCACTTCAATTGAGCTGCTAACCTGGGAGACAAGGTGTGTGTCTGATAAAGCAGTTTAACAGCCTCAATAGAGTAGTTGCGACATCCTCCACTCTTAAAGACTAACAAAAGAAACTTCCAGTATACAAAGACTTTATCCCCATCACCTTCCTTAATTGCATCACTAAATCCCAACCACAAGAGTCCCAGTGTTAAGACATCAGTTCCGTAAATGTGAACGCCATCAACTGGTACAGGTTGTTGTCTGGTTCCACGACGTCTTGATCTACCCGGCTGCTGTGTTTGAGATGGCTGTGTATTGGGCAAATCAATCTGAAGAAAGCTATCAACTATCGATGCGGCTAAACCAAAGACAGACTCATACTCGGTAGATGATAAAAGGGTTTTTGCAGCAGCCACAATGTGTGCTTCTAAAACCACTCCCAAGAAGTCTTCACAAGCATTGAGGTTGTCTTTGGGATCTGAAGGGACGTTTGTTCTGTTTATTGTGTTTTTGAGCTGGTAGAGAATTCCTATTTCAGTCGATGACTGCTTCGAATATAGCCACTTCCATATCACCTACATAAAATTATACAAGTCTTACAAAAGTGTTCACAACTTTACCTTCACGAGCAATTGCTTGGTATGCCAATCTTCAACAGATGGAACCAATCCTTCTAATCGATCTAGTTCATCTTCGGAATGGTGCCGTACAGCTTTGGCAGTACGCTGACGGGCTACTGTCAGTTGATCACCTGTGCACGCAATCTGATGAAAGTTGTATCCTCTGTGTACTAACTCTTCTCCCTCATCAATCAAGTGTGTAGTAACTTCATACGACTTAGCAGGGACGTATTTGTGTAACTGGTCCAATATTTCAGCCATCTCGTCAACTCTGTTTTCATTCTGATCAATTATGCCAAGTGGTACCTGAACGATATGGACAATAAACACCCTGTAACAGTAAACTGGGATGAACGTACTACGGTGGATTTCATTGACATCTCGTTGCTGTATGCACTAGGTAAGTGCCACTGAACATCTCTCTTCTGGGATGAAAATTGTTCCAAACGCTGCACAAGCACCCTAGTGATTCAAGCAACATAaacattttttgtaacatacaaAGACGCAAACCTTGAAACAAGTACTTTAAAGTGCTCCTTTATACCAGAAAAATCACTGTAATTTGGCAAAATGTCCTCTGGTGTCACACTAACTTGTTCCGGCTTAGAGTTAGAAAACGATGAAAAGTCAATTCGGTCTTTGGAAGCATACATGTGGACACAGTGCAAAGATTTAGTTTGGTGGTCAACTCGTTGATATCTGGGTCGAAAGTTTTTATCCACATTGTCAATGACTATTTTAAACCCAGACCAATGAGACTGGTTTCCCGGATTAAGAGTGGGAGTACAAGTGATATCGTTTGCAGGGACATCTCGAAGAGTATAGTTTGTCACCATCTGTTGATCGACACTGTTTTCCGCAGCAGTAGGATACACTTCCTCGGTTTGTCGAGGAGAGGTACAGTCTTCATCTGAAAGCCTGATTGGACTGTGCGGTGGTGGTATAAAGGAAGCCTCCAGCTCACTCATTGATGTCTCTTGTACAGTGTATGACCTATCAATTGGTGAACCCATGACTGATGATTCACTATCATCTGTGGGCACATCATCGTCACTGCTCGATGTTGATGAGCTGCTGTTTATTGGGTTGCTATCAATCACAAAATCCTCGTCTTGGGCAGGAGATTCGAATTGATCCATGTCAATCTCATCACCAGCTATTAAAATGTCATGGTGTACTGGCTGCTCCTGAATGATAATGAATAACAAAGAGTACGATGTGTCCTTAAACACATAGTTGTTATAAGGAGCTCACACAAAAAATTTAGCAATGTGGTAAACTTAAGTTATTTAATCAAGGAAACCGAATTGCAGTACATAATATCAGTATCATTAATGCATTTAACAAACTATTTATCAAAATCTATTGAACTAAACTGTAACTTACAGAGAGATCAATTTGTGAACTTGATTGATGGTTAGGCTGACCAGGATTGGTGGCACTAGAAGTTTGTTGAGGTGGAATTACACTTGGTCTCTTTTGTCGCTCAAGCATTGATGGATTGCTGCTTGTAGAAGCTACAATAGGCCTCTTGTGTCCTATTGTCACTTGTGTTGATTGAGGAAGTACAGTCAAGTGGTTTAGCTTGTCCAAAACCTTCTGTGTTTTCGTTTGCAAAGCCCTCTCTAACTTATCAATCGACTTGACTTCATCAACGCAGCGATGGCATAGGTACGCATCACGATTGCTAGTTTCTTGGTAGGAAGAAAATGGACGCTTGGCACATTGTAGACTCAGTCTTTCAAGTACAACCTTGTACTCGGCACAGCTGACATTGTAAAGCTTTCTTCGCTTGCTTTTGGATGTACTGTCCGTCACAAGCGACAGACAAAGGCAGCAACGCTCCATCCTTTGATTCCGGGACTGGATTGCGCGCCAAATCTACGTTGAAAGCAGCCCTTACAATTCGATGACGACACATAGTCTCCATTAACGCCTCTTCAGTGTGGACCCACAACCAATCAACACCAACCATGCCGCTGGTGAAGTCTGAACACGGATAGTCTATTGtagagtcaccagacccttcggagcaggcgcttataatttccaatcgataagcgccgtgcggagaattAGGGTCTGGCAACGCGAGACTAAATTTCGGCAGtatcaaataccctaatagaacagtcactactctaatagagcagtcatttctgtagtttggttaactgagaatccggataagtgaagtctagataactgaggttccattgtataataattatcataatcAGCATATTCTATACATATTCCTTATGACAAGACCTTATATTCTTATTCACTTTCATCAGCTTTTAGCGGCACTTAATCTTTGCACTGTGTTTTACCAAAGTTTTGTTCTATATGTGAACAGCTGAACGAAAATACATCATTTTCGCATATTACTTGAATTAACAAAGGAGTGGAGTGTCAACATTCAGCCTTTTATGttgaatggtcttggagttatagcgctaGACCGATGAATTTGAACTGCAActacacagcaaataaattCCAGACGCTTAACTAATCTTACAACTTAATTAAGCAATGAAGATGGGACTGTTTATTATGAACTAGCAACTCCATCTTTGCAtagctatacagtggaacctcagttattcgagccccttgggaccaggggtggtccataagtctgaaaacccatatctctgaaactttCACTATATTCCTCCATGCATGTGTACAAAGAAGGCCAGTTTGTAAATTAGCATGTGCCATTTACATGAAAAACTACCCTCCATGAACAGGATAGGTTGTTGCTCGGattttttacaacaaaatgggtcAGTTAGTGCTTCATAATTTTTGGTCACAATCCAGTATTAAATCAGTAGCTATATCAGATAAAAAAACATTTATACTGCACTGTCTGCAGACATGTCAATACTAACAGTTATAAACATAactagtagatagttcagtgAGCTATAGACAGCATCTAAGTTTGGATTTTCTTAGCCAAGGGTGGGGGGCACTGATTTTAAGAGATCTATACCTATAGATAACATTACCAAACAATTTACCCCTTACTGGTCTATTGGAGTATCTAGATGGTGTCATGTgatcttatttttcttttcttaATTAAAATTGTGTAAAATTTTGTCATTCAGGTCCAAAGAACAAGTTTTCAGATAAGTATGACCTTGttcaataggtatggccttgtTTCAATACAGTAGTCCCTCTACTATCCAAACTCATTTGGCCCTGGGCATGTTCAGGAATTCAAAAAGTTCAGATGTTAGAAACCCATACATTTACATACAGAACTCTGttcaaaaactctaatagaacatacaataccctaatagaacagtcatctcaACAGATCGGATGACGGAATGTTCGGATAATTGATGGCTGAATAATAGAGGGAGTACTGTACCTTTTACAGCAAAATAGAGTTCATGAAAATGACTCAGCTGATCACCTATGATAATGGATACACTACCAACTTGACACacttattattcattattacatTGCACACTCACGTGCAAATAGCATCACACACACATTAAGGCATTACACTATACACAAACACTTACACATATTGACACTAGTAGGAGTAATACTTGAGATGGTGGCAGTAATAGTGTCTGTGTAAAGATACAATAGTTATGTATACCCTTGCAAAATAGCTGTATAAAGGATGCGGCCTTCAacagcctgggtgaaaagttaGGTCAATGTTAGTAAATTTTATAATAATGCACAGtgaccaccacctttgattttacaacttttcatctgggcttttgaaggctgcatcatagcttggctgttcttcacttctttttgtgttttaaAGTTAGTTTTTACCCAATTTCGTCTTATCTATTGATGATTATGGAAGATAGACGTTACAACAGTATCGTATTACAGGTTCCATTTGTGCTATGATGCATATGCTAATGACGCATATACTTGAAAATAATTTGAAAAGAAAATTGGTATATGCCTATgtacagtgttgggac
The Dysidea avara chromosome 7, odDysAvar1.4, whole genome shotgun sequence genome window above contains:
- the LOC136260277 gene encoding ATP-dependent DNA helicase Q1-like, translating into MTASTEATATVNESMIDDVAHQMGINRLKPKQMEAITAFLSGRDVFVALPTGYGKSIIFALLPAIFNRIKGCNSSLAVCISPLTSLEVDLTVKLQSRGINAAYVGEQQIDWQETKRVLEGNIEIVFISPESIIHNKAFRNMLRSEAYKERMVALIVDEAHCVKTWGDKFRTDFSKLGELRSLIAVNVMALTATATLDTLKVVKERLSLHDPAVIGLSPNVPNILYSTAKLPKLEDFCRRLSTVLMRHRVSYPKTIIFCRSYSDCGDIYRTLEIMMGSSFTEPIGYPKGLHRFRLVDMFTRASKRKMKQKVLESFVSMTSRLRVVIATTAFSLGIDCPNIRKVIHYGTPGTIEEYVQETGRAGRDGEPAKACLFYGNPPKDVTPEMRSYGTNASQCRRNLLFKRFLFYNVDTVGEISPKCQCCDNCAKNCDCIDCVHRYQS
- the LOC136260276 gene encoding uncharacterized protein isoform X1; this encodes MERCCLCLSLVTDSTSKSKRRKLYNVSCAEYKVVLERLSLQCAKRPFSSYQETSNRDAYLCHRCVDEVKSIDKLERALQTKTQKVLDKLNHLTVLPQSTQVTIGHKRPIVASTSSNPSMLERQKRPSVIPPQQTSSATNPGQPNHQSSSQIDLSEQPVHHDILIAGDEIDMDQFESPAQDEDFVIDSNPINSSSSTSSSDDDVPTDDSESSVMGSPIDRSYTVQETSMSELEASFIPPPHSPIRLSDEDCTSPRQTEEVYPTAAENSVDQQMVTNYTLRDVPANDITCTPTLNPGNQSHWSGFKIVIDNVDKNFRPRYQRVDHQTKSLHCVHMYASKDRIDFSSFSNSKPEQVSVTPEDILPNYSDFSGIKEHFKVLVSRVLVQRLEQFSSQKRDVQWHLPSAYSNEMSMKSTVVPLGIIDQNENRVDEMAEILDQLHKYVPAKSYEVTTHLIDEGEELVHRGYNFHQIACTGDQLTVARQRTAKAVRHHSEDELDRLEGLVPSVEDWHTKQLLVKVIWKWLYSKQSSTEIGILYQLKNTINRTNVPSDPKDNLNACEDFLGVVLEAHIVAAAKTLLSSTEYESVFGLAASIVDSFLQIDLPNTQPSQTQQPGRSRRRGTRQQPVPVDGVHIYGTDVLTLGLLWLGFSDAIKEGDGDKVFVYWKFLLLVFKSGGCRNYSIEAVKLLYQTHTLSPRLAAQLKWGRFINTHGRQGCNISGFIFGAPE
- the LOC136260276 gene encoding uncharacterized protein isoform X2, whose amino-acid sequence is MANASCNWALIACVIGLWNSVSNATGSGDTYPTGSGDTYPCQLNQCSNPVIDFHVSCSEGSVEVQWSAPDDSLFGFCIQYQCSTDPSHCIVMPQRCETVLESMQTHTYTYSDLALPDQYAVCWFWVKDVSCDDSCCSVDSSCIINRDTITATISSITPTSVNMSNTRLTPILSMVSSNELSASSPTFQSVPVTTESISVSTTTPQLTNTIVTTIIAATTAVMNTMTTMATNTTTTATNAATYTTTTAIQLTTSTTHQPIPTVLTDETSLPNSILIVAAFVFVTFLVVLLVTVMLLVYWRKQKQRKLEFKTIEKFCGDPSVHIPNDSKSVVESLPPDENDFVSILSVDPDDIYRELVNYEDSSQRRTSMITTLSDATDSELSNDGEEEVTSGYYSSNNGSGGHCCSQSSTTNNFNNTGAPSLNDNNNS